A section of the Gloeobacter violaceus PCC 7421 genome encodes:
- a CDS encoding glycosyltransferase family 4 protein, producing MLTQKQRADGRTRERYRVALIHTSAGVIWSGGSEIFAIEMSRRLSEYFDVELLSGEPCGPLSTPVGAVSRTRSRAVFRHPLLAPLWRRFTNVPELWWEYLTGYFPTVSHLLRKPADLVFPINGLGGLAAAWTVRALIGTPLLYTEHCGLLRNGRDLRRSLDFRPDRLIALSTEIAEFARRHRPQQPVAVIPNGIDLARFRPEGECIELGLPAPVVLCVASLRKDGHKRVNLAIEAVSRLPGVSLLICGDGLDRPYYSALAERLLGAGRSRIDSFPFEQMPAVYRSCQAFTLPSVDEPWGLAYVEAMASGLGVVATDDAMRRHIVADAGLLCDVTDIDTYARCLRQVLAENWQERALRSSRRFGWDRLAIDYRDAIVETIQVKQTASKKAAD from the coding sequence ATGCTGACGCAGAAACAACGAGCAGATGGCCGTACACGCGAACGGTACCGGGTGGCACTCATCCATACAAGTGCCGGAGTGATCTGGAGTGGGGGCTCGGAGATTTTCGCCATCGAGATGTCCCGGCGCCTCTCCGAATACTTCGATGTCGAGTTGCTCAGCGGCGAGCCGTGCGGCCCTCTGAGCACGCCCGTCGGCGCTGTCTCCCGCACTCGCTCTCGGGCTGTGTTTCGCCATCCGCTGCTTGCTCCACTGTGGCGGCGCTTTACGAACGTGCCTGAGCTGTGGTGGGAGTATCTAACTGGCTATTTTCCGACGGTTTCCCACTTGCTTAGAAAACCGGCCGACCTAGTCTTTCCCATCAACGGGTTGGGGGGGTTGGCGGCCGCCTGGACCGTGCGTGCCTTGATCGGCACGCCGCTGCTTTACACTGAGCATTGCGGCTTGTTGCGCAACGGTCGTGATCTACGGCGCAGCCTGGACTTTCGTCCGGATCGCCTGATTGCCCTTTCGACGGAGATTGCCGAGTTCGCTCGCCGACACCGGCCACAGCAGCCGGTAGCGGTGATTCCCAACGGTATCGATCTGGCTCGCTTTCGTCCGGAGGGCGAGTGCATCGAGCTTGGCCTGCCTGCGCCAGTGGTTTTGTGCGTCGCTTCTTTGCGCAAAGACGGCCACAAGCGCGTCAATCTAGCCATCGAAGCGGTTTCCCGCTTGCCAGGGGTCAGCTTGCTCATCTGCGGCGACGGCCTGGATCGCCCCTACTACAGCGCCCTAGCCGAGCGCTTGCTTGGGGCTGGGCGTTCTCGCATCGACTCGTTCCCGTTCGAGCAGATGCCGGCGGTCTATCGTTCGTGTCAGGCGTTTACCTTACCCTCGGTCGACGAACCCTGGGGGCTGGCTTACGTGGAGGCCATGGCCTCGGGGCTAGGGGTAGTTGCAACCGACGATGCCATGCGCCGCCATATTGTCGCAGATGCCGGTTTGCTGTGCGATGTCACGGACATCGACACATACGCCCGCTGCCTTAGGCAGGTACTTGCTGAAAATTGGCAGGAGCGCGCCTTGCGCAGCTCCCGCCGGTTTGGATGGGACCGGTTGGCTATCGACTACCGTGATGCCATCGTCGAGACCATCCAGGTGAAGCAAACCGCCTCCAAAAAAGCAGCGGATTGA
- a CDS encoding oligosaccharide flippase family protein: MGNKIGWIKPLLNRLPLRGHLARGGMWLLSAFFFERGSQFLMQLLLARLLSPNEFGLWAMVLVLTNFSRLFRDGAVGSVLVQRGLEDKKLVDAVYSLGVNISFGMFILQALAGFPLSLFFDQPLLWPLTAFHALVFLINAGTGAHDAVMLRQQRFKDIAISDSAAGASRLLGAAICALCGGGVWSFAVAEVAYACTDAVTRRRMSGYRFAYAFKPDPEALKEVRRFITGMLGISMAAQANTSGDNLVIGRLLGAQALGYYNVAYQLAMVPVFAAAKTNRVHFSALSRMEPAECRPYVVRAIEQYGLIAAPINALSFVLAPWLIPFLYGADWVDAIKVFQLVLVFAYVRGTMQILGTSLTAAGKPGINARINWALVPLSIPAYLAGAWLGGIQGVALAVAVVMGPAALVWFWLAVCRTNGWRLGDLARPILLPPAVAVLAVASTWLVTLPIALEALMMLAFYLVSVTGLLIRLPKLRGQDKAYIQQDLANTTSKH; the protein is encoded by the coding sequence ATGGGAAACAAAATTGGCTGGATTAAACCCCTGCTCAACCGCCTGCCTTTGCGCGGACATCTGGCCAGAGGAGGAATGTGGCTGCTGAGTGCCTTTTTCTTCGAAAGGGGCTCTCAGTTTCTCATGCAGCTGTTGCTGGCCCGGTTACTCTCGCCGAACGAATTCGGGTTGTGGGCAATGGTGCTGGTGCTTACCAACTTTTCACGGCTTTTTCGTGACGGGGCGGTAGGTTCAGTCCTGGTGCAGCGGGGGCTGGAGGACAAAAAGCTGGTCGATGCCGTCTACAGCCTTGGGGTGAACATTTCTTTCGGAATGTTCATTTTGCAGGCTCTGGCAGGGTTTCCGCTGTCGCTGTTTTTTGATCAACCCTTGCTGTGGCCGCTGACAGCTTTTCACGCGCTGGTGTTTTTGATTAACGCCGGCACTGGTGCCCACGACGCGGTCATGTTGCGTCAGCAGCGATTCAAGGATATAGCCATCAGCGACAGTGCAGCAGGGGCCTCCCGCCTGCTGGGCGCTGCCATCTGTGCACTGTGCGGAGGAGGTGTCTGGTCCTTTGCGGTGGCTGAAGTCGCTTACGCCTGCACCGATGCCGTCACCCGTAGGCGCATGAGTGGCTATCGTTTCGCTTATGCCTTTAAGCCCGATCCTGAGGCGCTCAAAGAAGTGCGGCGTTTTATTACCGGCATGCTTGGCATCAGCATGGCCGCCCAAGCCAACACCAGCGGCGACAATCTGGTCATCGGCCGCTTGCTTGGAGCCCAGGCGCTCGGCTACTACAACGTCGCCTACCAACTGGCGATGGTGCCGGTTTTTGCTGCAGCAAAGACCAACCGCGTCCATTTCTCGGCCCTCTCAAGAATGGAGCCTGCCGAGTGCCGGCCCTACGTGGTACGGGCCATCGAACAGTACGGTCTGATTGCCGCCCCGATCAACGCCCTTTCCTTTGTGCTGGCCCCCTGGCTGATTCCGTTTCTCTACGGAGCGGACTGGGTCGATGCAATCAAGGTCTTTCAACTGGTCCTGGTCTTTGCCTACGTGCGGGGGACGATGCAAATATTGGGCACTTCCCTGACCGCCGCCGGCAAACCGGGGATCAATGCCCGGATCAACTGGGCGTTGGTACCGCTTTCAATCCCGGCCTATCTTGCCGGTGCGTGGCTGGGAGGCATCCAGGGGGTGGCCCTGGCGGTGGCGGTGGTCATGGGGCCAGCTGCGTTGGTCTGGTTCTGGTTAGCCGTCTGCCGAACCAACGGCTGGCGTTTGGGCGACCTGGCAAGGCCTATTTTATTGCCGCCCGCAGTGGCTGTGCTTGCAGTCGCTTCCACCTGGCTAGTGACGTTGCCGATAGCCCTTGAGGCGTTAATGATGCTGGCGTTCTATCTCGTATCGGTGACGGGGTTACTCATCCGTCTGCCCAAATTGCGGGGCCAAGACAAAGCTTACATCCAACAAGATCTGGCCAACACTACCTCCAAGCATTAG
- a CDS encoding glycosyltransferase family 4 protein has product MLPTVLNVSQNYFIRGGSDRYFFSLGELLEKWGHQVIPFAARQPENCETPWAHYFPEPINFTSPSARDLLRFVHSKPAADALSRLLGEHRPAIAHLHIYYGQLTTSILRPLKEAGIPIVQTLHEYRLVCPVSTLMSADGQLCQSCNGKDFWQAVAKRCNRGSLSRSLLSAAELYYSHALGGVIDKVDRFITVSHFQRRKLAELGIPAHKMVTVHNFVDVSNIPVNPGKGDYFLYFGRLERLKGIFTLIEAAAPLTEVPLLIVGDGEAREEVEATVARRGLSHIRVLGPKRGRELQQLIADSLCCVLPSEWYENCPMAVLEAYAHSRPQIGADIGGIPELIEDGTDGLLFAPGDSEHLRECLLAMARDRRRAMEMGLAGRQKIERYFSQNHHYEQIVGVYNDLMGAKVPVPR; this is encoded by the coding sequence ATGTTGCCAACAGTACTGAATGTTTCTCAAAACTATTTCATTCGGGGAGGCTCAGACCGATATTTTTTCAGTCTGGGAGAGTTGCTGGAAAAATGGGGGCATCAGGTCATTCCATTTGCAGCCCGCCAACCAGAAAATTGCGAGACCCCCTGGGCACATTACTTTCCGGAACCGATTAACTTCACATCCCCTTCCGCAAGGGATCTTCTCCGCTTCGTGCACTCAAAACCAGCTGCAGATGCCTTGAGTCGCCTGCTTGGCGAGCACCGACCGGCGATTGCCCACCTGCACATCTACTACGGGCAACTGACCACATCGATTCTGCGGCCGTTGAAAGAGGCGGGGATCCCCATAGTGCAGACGCTGCACGAGTACAGGCTGGTCTGTCCGGTATCGACGCTGATGTCCGCCGACGGTCAGCTATGCCAGAGCTGCAACGGCAAAGATTTCTGGCAAGCCGTGGCAAAGCGGTGCAATCGGGGATCGCTGAGCCGCTCGTTGCTCAGTGCCGCCGAGTTGTATTACTCTCACGCCCTCGGCGGTGTCATCGACAAAGTCGATCGGTTCATCACCGTCAGCCATTTTCAAAGACGAAAACTGGCCGAATTGGGAATCCCGGCGCACAAGATGGTGACAGTACACAACTTTGTCGATGTTTCAAACATTCCCGTCAACCCCGGCAAGGGCGACTATTTTCTGTACTTTGGCCGCCTTGAGCGCTTGAAAGGGATCTTCACGCTCATTGAGGCGGCCGCACCACTGACAGAAGTACCGCTGTTGATCGTGGGCGATGGCGAGGCCCGTGAGGAGGTCGAAGCCACTGTGGCCCGCAGAGGCCTCTCCCACATCCGCGTCCTCGGGCCGAAGCGAGGCCGAGAACTGCAACAACTTATCGCAGACAGTTTGTGCTGCGTGCTGCCGTCGGAGTGGTACGAAAACTGCCCAATGGCCGTGCTGGAAGCGTATGCCCACAGCCGACCTCAGATCGGTGCCGACATCGGCGGAATCCCCGAATTGATCGAAGATGGCACCGACGGACTGCTCTTCGCACCCGGCGATAGTGAACACCTGCGCGAGTGCTTGCTTGCCATGGCCCGCGATCGGCGCAGGGCAATGGAGATGGGTCTGGCGGGAAGGCAGAAAATCGAGCGGTATTTCAGTCAAAATCACCACTACGAACAGATTGTCGGCGTCTACAACGATTTGATGGGCGCAAAGGTGCCCGTTCCGCGTTAA
- a CDS encoding IPT/TIG domain-containing protein has translation MEIVMYYLQLFRPVPILSYCALFYTLLVLLGLPELGSRALAAGISGFSPSSGPIGTTVTIDGSGFKDVSSVQFGGGNVSFTQTSDSTITATINSNAETGKITVKASSGSLTSSNSFTVTIAKPSISSFSPAGGPPETKVVVKGANFEGVQSFKIGNVYLPFTYDSSSQLTATTKVGNVTGKITITTSGGSVTSSNTFTSDPPSITSITPLQGSAYPATDITIKGINLSGIGGVAFGKGYAERWEYISHNELRTQVPCTASTGKVTIDTFAGKITSYNDFTVPDAGVPSDVPQRIACVKEPLTPPDGFTAITYWGQAIVDTSKTGEATVEIDYMKLWCTINGTEKLLADDQGSVYGHLYVRSGWYSIRETEPMPYTYNAQNDSVVLKLSQHPDKIFHWYMNTPRASWSPQDTVSGCRVEGRMKISGPALVQLGADWWVDAYAPWNGAQVNNREMGYTNWYRQSPDWRVIDLP, from the coding sequence ATGGAGATAGTTATGTATTACCTTCAACTGTTCAGACCAGTGCCAATTCTCTCATATTGCGCTTTGTTCTACACACTATTGGTACTGCTGGGTCTACCAGAACTCGGCTCGCGCGCGCTTGCGGCGGGTATTTCTGGTTTTTCACCCTCAAGTGGTCCAATTGGTACAACGGTGACCATCGACGGTTCAGGCTTCAAAGATGTCTCCTCAGTCCAATTTGGCGGAGGCAATGTAAGCTTTACACAAACTTCCGACAGCACGATAACAGCCACTATTAACTCCAACGCCGAGACAGGCAAAATTACGGTGAAGGCATCTTCGGGCAGTCTCACCAGTTCAAACTCCTTCACCGTAACCATCGCCAAGCCCAGCATCAGCAGCTTTTCGCCCGCCGGCGGTCCACCGGAAACAAAAGTAGTGGTTAAAGGAGCGAATTTCGAGGGAGTGCAATCGTTCAAGATCGGCAACGTTTACCTTCCTTTTACCTACGATTCGAGTTCTCAGCTAACCGCCACCACCAAAGTAGGCAACGTTACCGGCAAGATTACCATAACCACCTCCGGTGGCAGCGTCACCAGTTCGAATACCTTCACCAGCGATCCTCCGAGTATTACCAGCATCACGCCTTTGCAAGGTTCGGCCTACCCTGCCACTGATATCACCATCAAGGGCATCAACTTGAGTGGTATCGGAGGCGTTGCCTTCGGCAAAGGCTACGCCGAGCGCTGGGAATACATCAGCCATAATGAGCTGCGGACCCAAGTGCCCTGCACGGCAAGTACCGGCAAAGTGACCATCGACACGTTTGCAGGCAAAATCACCAGCTACAACGACTTCACCGTGCCGGACGCCGGTGTACCGAGCGATGTGCCCCAACGCATCGCCTGCGTCAAAGAACCGCTCACCCCCCCGGACGGTTTCACGGCCATCACCTACTGGGGACAGGCGATCGTCGATACCAGCAAAACTGGTGAAGCCACCGTCGAGATCGACTACATGAAACTCTGGTGCACGATCAACGGCACCGAGAAGCTCCTCGCCGACGATCAAGGTTCGGTCTATGGACATCTGTACGTGCGCTCGGGTTGGTACAGCATCCGCGAGACCGAGCCGATGCCCTACACCTACAACGCCCAGAACGACTCGGTCGTGTTGAAACTTTCCCAGCATCCCGACAAAATTTTTCACTGGTACATGAACACTCCGCGGGCTTCCTGGTCGCCGCAGGACACCGTCAGCGGCTGCCGCGTCGAGGGGCGGATGAAAATCAGTGGACCGGCCCTGGTGCAGTTGGGTGCCGACTGGTGGGTGGACGCCTACGCCCCCTGGAACGGCGCGCAGGTGAACAATCGCGAGATGGGCTATACCAACTGGTACCGCCAATCGCCGGATTGGCGTGTTATCGACTTGCCGTGA
- a CDS encoding sugar transferase, whose product METLTRKPEVRNLQMQQAVKRLLDLAGAALGLLLFAPIFAYIALRIRLDSPGPIFFRQQRMGLGGQYFHVWKFRTMVTDAETQLARLEKFNESEGGVLFKMKNDPRVTSFGQFLRRTSLDELPQLINVLLGQMSLVGPRPLQERDCQRASALFDARRLGARLSVLPGMTGLWQVGGRSELSFEQMLDLDLQYAETWSLRLDLVILWKTVQVVLVKRGAY is encoded by the coding sequence ATGGAAACCCTTACTCGCAAGCCCGAGGTACGCAACCTCCAAATGCAGCAAGCCGTCAAGCGTCTGCTTGATTTAGCCGGTGCCGCACTAGGTTTGCTACTTTTTGCACCGATCTTCGCCTATATCGCCTTGCGAATCCGGCTCGATTCGCCTGGGCCGATCTTTTTTCGGCAGCAGCGCATGGGTCTGGGCGGCCAGTACTTTCACGTCTGGAAGTTCCGGACGATGGTCACCGACGCGGAGACCCAACTGGCCCGCCTCGAAAAATTCAACGAGTCCGAAGGCGGAGTGTTGTTCAAAATGAAAAACGATCCTCGCGTTACTTCCTTTGGGCAGTTTCTGCGCCGCACCAGCCTCGACGAGTTGCCTCAGCTGATTAACGTCTTGCTGGGACAGATGAGCTTGGTCGGTCCGCGGCCTCTACAGGAGCGTGATTGCCAGCGCGCCAGTGCGCTTTTCGATGCGCGCCGACTCGGTGCTCGCCTGTCGGTGCTGCCTGGGATGACTGGTCTGTGGCAGGTAGGTGGCCGCAGCGAATTGAGTTTTGAGCAGATGCTGGATCTCGATTTACAGTACGCAGAAACCTGGTCGTTGCGCCTTGATCTGGTCATTCTCTGGAAAACCGTTCAGGTTGTTTTGGTCAAGCGGGGAGCGTATTGA